A window of the Fuscovulum sp. genome harbors these coding sequences:
- a CDS encoding S41 family peptidase, translating to MKKFVMAAVGGTVAGAILTLQVAGPLIAQETERNENVYQQLDLFGDIFERIRSQYVEEVDSEQLIEAAINGMLTSLDPHSSYLPPEDFDDMQVQTRGEFGGLGIEVTQEEGFVKVVSPMDDTPADAAGIEAGDFITHVNGESVLGLTLDDAVEMMRGPVGSEIIITVVREGVDEPFDVSIIRDTIKVTAVRSRVVGKTVVLRITTFNDQTTPGLEEQMKKSIDELGGMENVDGFVLDLRNNPGGLLTEAISVSDAFLEKGEIVSTRGREASDGERFNATPGDLTEGKPIVMLINGGSASASEIVAGALQDHRRAIVVGTKSFGKGSVQTVVPLRGDGAMRLTTARYYTPSGRSIQALGVMPDIVVNQPVVTPPVEGEEAASAAQNPSSEADLRGIITNDSMSEDERKLLEEERAQIEEAAKLRDEDYQLAYAVDILRGLNAVAPAMAEQN from the coding sequence ATGAAGAAGTTCGTCATGGCCGCAGTGGGCGGCACGGTGGCCGGAGCCATTCTTACCTTGCAGGTGGCGGGACCGCTGATCGCGCAAGAGACCGAGCGGAACGAGAATGTCTATCAGCAGCTTGATCTGTTCGGGGACATCTTTGAACGCATCCGGTCGCAATATGTGGAAGAGGTCGACAGCGAGCAGCTGATCGAAGCAGCGATCAACGGGATGCTGACATCGCTTGATCCGCATTCCAGCTATCTGCCGCCGGAAGATTTCGACGACATGCAGGTGCAGACGCGTGGCGAATTCGGGGGCCTTGGGATCGAGGTCACGCAGGAAGAGGGTTTCGTCAAGGTGGTGTCGCCGATGGACGACACGCCCGCCGATGCGGCGGGGATCGAGGCGGGCGATTTCATCACCCATGTGAACGGCGAAAGCGTGCTGGGCCTGACGCTGGATGATGCCGTGGAAATGATGCGGGGGCCGGTCGGTTCCGAGATCATCATCACCGTGGTGCGCGAAGGTGTGGATGAGCCGTTTGACGTGTCGATCATCCGCGACACGATCAAGGTGACGGCGGTGCGCAGCCGTGTTGTCGGCAAGACGGTGGTGCTGCGGATCACGACGTTTAACGACCAGACCACGCCTGGGCTGGAAGAGCAGATGAAGAAATCCATCGACGAGCTGGGCGGGATGGAGAATGTCGACGGTTTTGTTCTGGACCTGCGCAACAATCCCGGCGGTCTGCTGACCGAGGCGATCAGCGTGTCGGATGCTTTCCTTGAGAAGGGCGAGATCGTGTCGACCCGGGGCCGCGAGGCATCGGATGGCGAGCGGTTCAACGCGACGCCGGGCGACCTGACCGAAGGCAAGCCCATCGTCATGCTGATCAATGGCGGCTCTGCCTCGGCATCCGAGATCGTGGCGGGGGCGTTGCAGGATCATCGCCGGGCGATCGTGGTGGGGACCAAGAGCTTTGGCAAAGGGTCAGTGCAGACGGTGGTGCCGCTGCGCGGGGACGGCGCGATGCGGTTGACGACGGCGCGCTATTACACGCCGTCGGGCCGGTCGATCCAGGCGCTGGGCGTGATGCCGGATATCGTGGTGAACCAGCCGGTGGTGACGCCGCCGGTCGAGGGGGAGGAAGCCGCCTCTGCCGCGCAGAACCCGTCTTCCGAGGCGGATCTGCGGGGGATCATCACCAATGATTCCATGAGCGAGGATGAGCGCAAGCTGCTGGAAGAAGAGCGGGCGCAGATCGAAGAGGCGGCCAAGCTGCGCGATGAGGATTACCAGCTGGCCTATGCCGTGGACATCCTGCGCGGGCTGAACGCCGTGGCCCCGGCAATGGCCGAGCAGAACTGA